The Pseudomonas rhizosphaerae genomic sequence AGCACCGCATGAACATCGGCATGGTGTTCCAGAGCTTCAATCTGTTCCCGCACATGACCGTGCTGAACAACCTGCTGATGGCGCCGCGTTATCACCGTCTGGCGCCGCTGGCCGAACTCAAGCAACAGGCCTACGCCCTGCTGCACAAGGTCGGCATGCTCGACCACGCCTGGAAATACCCGCATCAGTTGTCCGGCGGCCAACAGCAGCGCGTGGCGATCGCCCGGGCATTGATGATGCGCCCGCAGATCATGCTGTTCGACGAGCCCACCTCGGCGCTCGATCCGGAGAAGGTCAACGAGGTGCTGCAGGTCATCGAGGCCCTGGCCAGCGAGGGCATCACCATGATCATCGTGACCCACGAAATGAATTTTGCCTTCAAGGTTTCCGATCGCATCGTCTTCATGGAGAAGGGGCGAGTGGTCTGCGACGACAGCCCGCAGGCGCTGCGTGGCGGTCACAACCCGCGAGTGGAAGCGTTCCTGAAAGATGTCTCGTTGGCCTGAAGCCAACCCTACCGGTGCGAGGAGAGAACATGATCGAGCAATGGCAGATAGACCAGTTTCACCAGGATGGCTTTCTGGTGGTCGAGGATGTGCTGGCGGCGCCTGAAGTGGCAGCGCTGCAGCATGACTTCGATCAATGGGTGCAGGACAGCCGCAGCCAGGCTCAGGCCTGGGGTGAAACCCTGGATGGTCGCGCACGCTTCGATGTGGAAAGCGATCACCGTGCCGACCATCCCTCGCTGCGCCGGGTAGCGTCGCCCACTGAGATTTCGCCAGCGTATCGCCAGACGGCCTTCGAATCGCGCATGGCCGAAATCGCCGGGCAGTTGATCGGCGGGACCGGCACCCGTTTCCATCACAGCAAGATCAACTCCAAGCTGCCGCACACCGCCACCCAAGTGAAATGGCATCAGGATTTCCTCTTCACCCCGCACAGCAACGACGACCTGGTGACGGCCCTGTTGATGGTCAGCGAAGTGACCGCGCAGAACGGTCCGCTCAAGGTGGTACCTGGCAGCCATAAAGGCCCGCTGTGGTCGCACTGGCATGACGAGCGTTTCACCGGCGCGGTGGCCGATGCCGTGGTCGAGGAACACTGCCAGGCGCCGGTGGCCTGCTTCGGCCCGCCCGGCTCGGTGTGCTTCATGCACACTCGCCTGCTGCATGCCTCAAGCCCCAATCACACCGAAGATCCGCGGACGCTGTTCATCAGCGTGTACGCCGCCGAGGACGCTCTGCCACTGGCCGACAACCCGCTGCCCAGTGAGCACGCCGGACGCCTGGTGGCCGGGTGCGAGAGCGGCTTGATCCGCAGCACCGAGAACCATGTGCGTCTGCCCCAGAAACCCAAGGGTGCATCGTTTTTCGTCCAACAGGCCGGTACCGACCTGGCGACTGCCTGAATCCATTGACTGCGAGGAATACCCCATGAAGTTGCCAAGCCTGAAAGCCCGCCCCGTCGCCATGGCCGTGTTCGGCGCCATCCTGGCCGCCAGTTCGTTGAGCGCTTCGGCGTTCCAGCAGCCCGGCAAGATCGTCGCCGGGTCCGACATGACGTTCTTCCCTTACGAATACATGGAGAAGAACAAGCCTGCCGGCTTCGATATCGAGTTCCTCGACGGTCTCGCCAAGGTCATGGGCATGACTGCGGAAAACATCGACACCCGCTTTCCCAACCTGATCAGCGGGCTCCAGGCCGGACGGTTCGACATCACCAACTCGTCGATGTACATCACCGCCGACCGCATGAAGGTGATCGACATGGTCCCTTACCTGAAAAGCGGTGAGTCGATCCTCGCGGTCAAGGGCAGCGCCTATCAGCCCAAGACGCCGGAAGAGTTCTGCGGGCACAAGATCGGCTCCATGGGCGCCACCTCCTGGCTTCAGCAATTGCAAAAGCTGTCCGCCGAGTACTGCGTGAAGAACGGCCTGCAGCCGATCGCCATCAGTGAGTACGGCACCGATCCGCAAACTACCCAGGCCATGCTGGCCCACGCGGTGGAAGCGCAGATCACCGACGCGGCGGTCGCTCGCGGGGTGGTCGACAAGCTGGGCGATCGCGTGGTGATTTCTTCGCAGACCCTGATCTACCCGGTGCTCAACGGCTTCGGTGTAAAGAAGGGCAACGACGAGGTCCGCAACGCGCTGATCCATGGCTTGGAGAAATACAGCAAGACCCCCGAATACGCGGCCCTGCTGGACAAGTACAAGTTCCAGGCGCCGACCGCCGATGACATCGCCGCCTTGATGCCCAACCCCTGATATCGCGCCTCGACATCAGCCGACAGTACCCGTCGATCCTGGCGGGTACGTTTCAATGGAGTGCCCAGAGCATGGCCCTGAGTTTCGAAGAACAGACGCGCATCGACCTGGCCGCAACGTTCCGCATCATCGCCCACCTGGGCATGCACGAGGCGGTTGCCAACCATTTCAGCGCCGCCATCAGCGCCGACGGCAAGCAGTTCCTGCTCAACCCCAAGTGGGTGCATTTCTCGCGGCTGCGGGCCAGTGACCTGTTGCTGCTCGATGCCGACGACACCGAAGCCGCGCACCGCCCGGACGTGGACGCCACCGCCTGGTCGATCCACGGCCAGGTTCACCAGCGCCTGCCCGATGCCCGTGTGGTGCTGCACCTGCACCCGGTCTACACCACGGCCGTGGCTTGCCTTGCGCAACCGAAGATTCTGCCGGTCGACCAGAACACGGCGCGTTATTTCAACCGCATCGCGGTGGACGAACTCTACGGCGGCATGGCCGATACCAGCGCCGAGGGTGCCCGCCTGGCCAACCTGCTGCAGGACAAGCGCCGGCTATTGATGGGCAACCACGGCATCATCGTGGTCGCGCCGACGGTAGGCGAGGCGTTCGACGACATCTGGACTCTGGAGCGGGCCTGCCAAATTCTGGTCACGGCCTGGTCGACCGGCCAGCCGCTCAAGGTGCTGGCCGATGAGGTGGCGGAAAAGACCGCACGTGACTGGGAAAAGATCTCCGACTTTTCCCAACGCCACTTCGAAGAAATGAAGCACCTGATGATCCAGGCGGATCCTTCGCTGGTGGACTGAGCGCAACCGAGCGCCCGACTGATTGAAGCTTTGCACACAGCCTCGCGGGTGCCGCAGGACGCCGTGCGCCCGGCTTTCGAATTTTCATGAAGACAGCGACTGGCCACCGACGGCCTGTCGAAGGATGCCAAGATGAACCAACAGATCACCGAAATAGACACCCTAGTCGTAGGCGCCGGCCAGGCCGGCGTGGCCATGAGCGAGCACCTGAGCCGTCTGGGTATCCCTCATCTGGTGCTGGAGCGGCATCGTATCGCCGAAGCCTGGCGCTCGGGCCGCTGGGACTCGCTGGTGGCCAACGGCCCGGCCTGGCACGATCGGTTCCCGGGTCTGGAATTCGACATGGATCCCGATGGTTTTGCCGGCAAGGAGCAGGTGGCCGATTATTTCGAGGCCTATGCCCGCAAGTTCGATGCGCCGATCAAGACCGGGGTCGAGGTCAAGCGGGTCACGCGCAATGTGGGCCGTGCCGGCTTTACCGTGGAAACCAGCGATGGCATCTATTGCGTCAACCACTTGGTATCGGCCACCGGGCCGTTTCAGAAGCCGGTGATCCCGGCCATCGCGCCCACGGATTCGACCCTCCACCAGATTCACTCGGCGCACTATTTCAATCCTGAACAATTGCCCGAAGGCGCGGTGCTGGTGGTCGGTGCCGGTTCCTCCGGGGTGCAGATCGCCGAGGAGCTGCTGCGTGCCGGGCGTAAGGTCTACCTTTCGGTGGGTCCCCACGATCGGCCGCCGCGCGCCTACCGTGGGCGCGACTTCTGCTGGTGGCTGGGGGTACTCGGGCTGTGGGACAGCGAAACGGTGCAGGCGGGTCGGGAGCACGTCACCATCGCCGTCAGCGGTGCCCGCGGCGGGCACACCGTGGACTTCCGGCGACTGGCTCAGGCGGGCATGGTGCTGGTGGGTCTGACCGAGCGCTTTGCCGACGGCAAGGTCAGCTTCGCCCAGGATCTGAACGAGAATCTGGACCGGGGCGACGAGAACTACCTGGCACTGCTCGATGCTGCCGATGCCTACGCCGAGCGCAACGGCCTGGACCTGCCCCTGGAGCCGACTGCCCGCGAGCGCGTGGCCAACGCGGCGTGCATTGCCCAACCGCTGCAGACGCTGGACCTGACCGAGGCGGGGGTGTCCACGATCATCTGGGCCACTGGCTATTCGCAGGACTACAGCTGGCTGCAGGTCGACGCCTTCCACGCCAATGGCAAGCCACGCCATCAGCGCGGTGTGAGCAGCGAGCAGGGCGTCTACTTCGTCGGCCTGCCCTGGCTGTCGCGGCGCGGGTCGGCCTTTATCTGGGGCGTTTGGCACGACGCCAAGCATGTCGCCGATCAGATCGCCACGCAGCGCAAGTACCGCGCCTATGACGAGTCCCGAAGCGCTGCCCAGACACCCGCGCCGTTGCGCGCCAACGCTTGATCATCACTGTGTCGCGTCACCTCGACGCGCACGCCAAGGAGCCTCGTTCATGGTCACTCATACCCGCATCCGCATGTTCAACACCAAGGACACCTACCCCAACCAAAGCCTGGACAATGATTTGTGCCAGGCCGTCCGCGCCGGCAATACTGTTTACGTGCGCGGTCAGGTGGGCACCGACTTTGACGGCAACCTGGTCGGCCTGGGCGACCCTGCGGCGCAGGCCGAGCAGGCCATGAAAAACGTCGAGCAGTTGCTGGAAGAGGCAGGCAGTGACCTGTCGCACATCGTCAAGACCACCACCTACATCATCGATCCGCGTTATCGCGAGCCGGTCTATCACGTCGTTGGTCGTTGGCTCAAAGGTGTCTTTCCGATCTCCACGGGGCTGGTGGTCTCGGCCCTAGGCCAGCCGCAGTGGCTGATGGAAATCGACGTGATCGCCGTCATTCCTGACTGAGGAGTTCTCTGCCATGACCTTTTCCATCGCAGCACGCTGCGCCGAAACCGGCCAGTTGGGCATCGCCATCAGTTCGTCGAGCATCGCCGTGGGTGCTCGCTGCCCGTGGCTTTTGGCCGGTGTGGGCGCGGTGTCGTCGCAGAACATCACCCTGCCAGCCCTCGGTCCGCAGGCGCTGGCGCAACTGGAACAACAGGTGTCGCCTGACCAGGCGTTGCAACAGGTGTTGGACCGCGACGGCTTCGGTGCGTATCGCCAGATCATCGCCATCGATGCGCAAGGCCGCAGCGCCTACGCCAGTGGCAGCCAGACCTTGGGTATTCATCACGCGCGCAGCGGTGAGCAGTGCGTGGCCGCCGGCAACATGCTGGCCGGCACTGCGGTGGTCGACGCCGTGGTCGAGGCGTTCGAAAACGCCTCCGGGCACCTCGCCGAGCGTCTGCTGCACGCCATGCTCGCCGGCCTGGCCGCGGGCGGCGAAGCCGGACCGGTGCATTCGGCGGCGCTGAAGGTGGTGGGCGAGCTGCCGTGGCCCATTGTCGATCTGCGCGTTGACTGGGCCGAGCATGACCCTTTGGGCGAGCTGCAGAGTTTGTGGCAGGCCTATCGACCACAGCTGCAGGACTACATCGACCGTGCCCTGAATCCGGCGGTGGCACCGGGCTATGGCGTGCCCGGAGACGCGCGATGAGCGCCAGCCGTGAGCTGCTGGCGCACTTGGTGGCCTTCGACACCACCAGCCGCGAATCCAACCTTGCCCTGATCGAGTTCGTTCGAGACTACCTGGTCGGGCACGGTGTGAGCAGCGAGCTGATCTACAACGAGGATGGCAGTAAGGCCAATCTGTTCGCCAGCATCGGCCCGGCCGATGTACCGGGCATCGTTCTGTCGGGGCATACCGACGTGGTGCCGGTGGACGGTCAGGCCTGGACGTATCCACCCTTTCAGTTGAGCGAAGCGGACGGCCGGCTGTATGGCCGCGGCACGGCCGACATGAAAGGCTACATTGCCTGCGTGCTGGCGCAGGTGCCCGCTTTGGTGCAGGCGCCCCTGCGTCGGCCCGTGCACATTGCTTTGTCCTACGATGAAGAAGTCGGTTGCCTGGGCGTGCGTTCGCTGATCGAAGCCTTGCAGCGTCAGCCGGTGCAGCCGATGTTGTGCGTGATCGGCGAGCCCACCGAGCTGGCGCCGGTGCTCGGGCACAAGGGCAAACTGGCCATGCGCTGCGAGGTACAGGGCCTGGCCTGCCATTCGGCCCATGCGCCGAGCGGGGTCAATGCCATCGAATACGCCGCCCGGCTGATTGCCGAACTGGGCCGGCTGGGCGACGCGCTGCAGGCACCGACTGCCCGCAACGAGCGCTTCGATCCACCGTTTTCCACGGTGCAGGTGGGAGTGATCGCTGGCGGTACCGCGCTCAACATCGTCCCCCAGCACTGCCGTTTCGATTTCGAGGTGCGCTCGCTGCCTGCCGAAGATCCGCGACAGTTGACCCAGGCCCTGCAACGCTACGCCGAGCACACGCTGCTGCCAGCAATGCAGGCGATCAGTGGGCAGAGTGCGATTCGGTTCAGCGAGCTGTCCAGCTATCCGGGCCTGGACGTGAGCCATGCCAGCGAGGCTGCCCGCTTGATCGCGCGGTTCAGCGGTTCGCAGGCGTTTTCCACGGTGGCCTTCGGTACCGAAGGCGGGCTGTTCGACCAGGCGGGCATCGCCACTGTGGTGTGCGGACCCGGCAGCATGGCCCAAGGGCACAAGCCCGATGAGTTCGTCAGCGTCGCGCAGTTGGCCGGATGCGACGAAATGCTGGGACGGATACTGGCTTTCGCCTGCGAAGGCTAAGCAGAACGGGCGCTTGAATCGTGCCCATAAAAAAAGCACCCCGTAGGGTGCTTTCTTGTCGCAGCAAGGCTTAGCGCTTGAGCGAGGCTGGCAAGTGCGGCTGGATTGCAGTCAGCACTGCCTTGAAGCACTTGGTGTTGCCGGCAACGATGTGGCCGTTTTCAAGGAAGTTGTGACCGCCGGTGAAATCGCTCACCAGACCACCTGCTTCCTGGATCAACAGCACGCCTGCGGCCATGTCCCACTCCGACAGGCCCGACTCCCAGAATGCATCGAAGCGGCCGGCGGCAACGTAGGCCAGGTCCAGGCTGGCGGAACCGGCGCGGCGAATGCCGGCGGTCTGGCCGACCAGGCTGCGGAACATGCCCAGGTAGTTGTCCAGGTTGTCCGTCTGGTTGTCGCGGAACGGGAAGCCAGTGCCCAGCAGGGCGCCGTTCAGGCTGGTGCGACCGCTGACGCGCAGGCGGCGTCCATTGAGCTGGGCGCCACGGCCACGGCTGGCGGTGAATTCTTCCTGGCGGACCGGATCGAGCACCACGGCGTGTTCCAGGCGACCACGGTATTTGCAGGCGATGCTGACGGCGAAGTGCGGCACGCCGCGCAGGAAGTTGGTGGTGCCGTCCAGTGGGTCGATGATCCACAGGTAATCTTGGCCTTCGCCGCTGCCGGGGTGGAAGCCGGTCTCTTCGCCACGGATGCCGTGGGTCGGGTGGGCCCTGCGCAGGGCGTCGATGATTGTCTGTTCAGCGGCGCGATCGATTTCGGACACGTAGTCCTTGGCCTCTTTCTCGTCGACCTTGATGGTGTCCAAGCGCTCGATGGAGCGGAAGATCAATTCACTGGCGCTGCGGGCGGCGCGCAGCGCGATATTCAGCATGGGCTGCATGGACGTTTCACCTAAGGTCGTTAAAGAAAGCCGCGCATTCTAGCAGAAAAGTCGTGGACAAGAAGAGGGACATAGCCTTAGTTATAGGCCTTCTGTAATATTTGCCGCCCTTTCCCCGACACAGAGCCCTAGCCGTGCTGGATAACATCCGAGTCGTCCTGGTCAATACCAGCCATCCCGGCAACATCGGTGGCGCGGCGCGCGCCATGAAAAACATGGGGTTGTCGCGGCTGGTGCTGGTCGAGCCCCGCGAGTTCCCGTCGCCCGAGGCCGACGCACGTGCCTCGGGCGCCAGCGACGTGCTGGAAAACGCCCAGGTGGTCGCCTCTCTGGAGGAGGCGCTGGTGGGCTGCACCGTAGTGCTGGGCACCAGTGCCCGCGACCGCAGCCTGCCGTGGCCCCTGGTGGATCCTCGCGAGTGTGGCGAAAAAGTCATCGAAGAGGCCGGGCAGGGCAAGCAGATCGCGCTGGTGTTCGGCCGCGAGCACGCGGGCTTGACCAACGATGAGCTGCAGCGCTGTCATTTCCACGTGCACATCCCGTCCAATCCGGATTTCAGCTCCCTGAACCTGGCGGCGGCGGTGCAGGTGCTCGGGTATGAAGTGCGCATGGCCTGGCTGGCGGGCAAACGCCCGGCTGCCGCAATGGAGAAGGCCGAAGAGCTGGCCACCAGCGACGAGATGGAGCGCTTCTATGGCCATCTGCAAGACACCCTGGTCGACATCGCCTTTCTCGACCCGGAAAAGCCGCGGCACCTGATGGCTCGCCTGCGTCGGCTGTTCGGCCGCAGCGCGGTGAACAAGTCGGAAATGAGTATTTTGCGCGGCATTCTCACCGAGACCCAGAAGGTCGCTCGGGGCGAGCCGCATAAGCGCAAGGATCAATAAATGTTCGAACGTCTGCGGGAAGATATCCAGAGTGTTTTTCATCGCGATCCGGCTGCGCGCAATGCGTTCGAGGTGCTGACCTGCTACCCGGGCATGCATGCCATCTGGCTGCATCGGGCCGCCCACGCCTTGTGGAAGCGCGAGCTGAAGTGGCTGGCGCGCGTCGTGTCCAACTTCGGCCGCTGGATGACCGGCATCGAGATTCACCCCGGCGCTACCGTAGGCCGGCGGTTCTTCATCGACCACGGCATGGGGATCGTGATCGGCGAGACGGCCGAGATCGGTGACGACGTGACGATCTATCAAGGCGTGACCTTGGGCGGCACCAGTTGGAACAAGGGCAAGCGCCACCCAACCCTGGCCGATGGCGTGGTGGTGGGGGCGGGCGCCAAGGTGCTCGGGCCATTCACGGTGGGTGCCGGAGCCAAGGTTGGCTCCAATGCGGTGGTGACAAAAGAGGTGCCGCCTGGTGCGACCGTGGTCGGGATACCCGGCAAGATCATCGTCAAAAGCGATGACCAGCTGGACGCGCGACGCAAGGCCATGGCCGAAAAGATCGGCTTCGATGCCTACGGCGTCGGTGGCGAGGACATGCCGGACCCCGTGGCGCGGGCCATTGGCCAGCTGCTCGATCACCTGCATGCGGTGGACGGGCGCCTGGAAGGGATGTGTGGCGCGTTGAACCAGCTGGGCAGCGACTACCGTGCCAAGGACCTGCCGCCGCTGCGCGACGAGGACTTCGAGTGCGTGCAAGGCGCGGAGCGCAAGGCGCAGTCCTGAGTCGCTACTTCGCGGCCGATGACCGCTCCTACGCAGTGCGCGGCTCTCTGTAGGAGCGGTCCGTGGCCGCGAATCAGGCGCCGCGATCCAGCAGACACTCCGCAGCGCGTTCTTCGCGGCCGATGACCGCTCCCACGGGGTTATGGATGTGGTGTCTTCTCCCCTTGAGCATCATTAGTCTGCTACCATTGCGCCGCCGTTTTTGCACTCAAGTCCTAGTAATTCAGTAGGACTTATAGTTGACAAATTTACTCGGAAATAGGATGATCGAACCTATTCCGAGAACCCGTGGTACTAGCCATGCGACTGACAACGAAAGGCCGATACGCCGTCACTGCCATGCTCGACCTGGCATTGCACGCGCAGCGTGGCCCGGTCTCATTGGCCGACATCTCCGAGCGCCAGGGCATTTCCCTGTCTTACCTGGAGCAACTGTTCGCCAAGCTGCGCCGGGGCAACCTGGTGTCCAGCGTGCGCGGCCCCGGCGGTGGTTATCAGCTGTCCCGCGAAATGGAAGGCATCCAGGTTGCACAGGTCATCGATGCGGTCAACGAATCGGTCGATGCCACCAAGTGCCAGGGCCTGGGTGATTGCCACGCCGGAGACACCTGCCTGACCCACCACCTGTGGTGCGACCTCAGCCAGCAGATCCACGAATTTTTGAGCGGTATCAGTCTGTCCGACCTTGTCACTCGCCGTGAGGTGCAAGAAGTCGCTCAGCGCCAGGACCTGCGCCGTTGCAATGGCAACGGTCGCACGCAGCGCCTGGACAAGATCGAAACGTCTGCCGTCGAATGAGAAAGCCAGGTTAGCCGCCTGATAGGAGATTCCAATGAAGTTGCCGATTTACCTCGATTACTCCGCGACCACGCCAGTGGATCCACGCGTTGCACAGAAGATGATCGAATGCCTGCAGATGGACGGGAACTTCGGTAACCCGGCTTCCCGTTCGCACGTGTTCGGCTGGAAGGCTGAAGAAGCCGTCGAAAATGCCCGTCGCCAAGTGGCCGACCTGGTCGGTGCCGACCCGCGCGAGATCGTCTGGACCAGCGGTGCCACCGAGTCCGACAACCTGGCGATCAAAGGTGTGGCGCACTTCTACCAGACCAAAGGCAAGCACATCATCACCACCAAGATCGAGCACAAAGCGGTCCTGGATACCACTCGCCAGCTCGAGCGTGAAGGTTTCGACGTCACTTATCTCGAGCCTGGCACCGATGGCCTGGTCACCCCGGCCATGATCGAAGCCGCCATGCGCGAAGACACGATCCTGGTCTCGGTCATCCACGTGAACAACGAAATCGGTGTGATCAACGACATCGCTGCCATCGGCGAGCTGACTCGTTCGCGCGGCGTGCTGTTCCACGTCGATGCGGCCCAGTCCACCGGCAAGGTCGAGATCGATCTGTCGGCATTGAAGGTCGACCTGATGTCGTTCTCGGCGCACAAGACCTACGGTCCCAAGGGCATCGGCGCGTTGTACGTCAGCCGCAAGCCGCGTGTTCGCCTCGAAGCGGCCATGCATGGTGGCGGTCACGAGCGCGGCATGCGTTCGGGCACCCTGGCCACGCACCAGATCGTCGGCATGGGTGAAGCCTTCCGTATCGCCAAGGAAACCATGGCGAGCGAAAACGCCCGCATCAAGGCCCTGAGCGATCGCTTCTACCAGCAGGTCGAAAACCTCGAAGAGCTGTACGTCAACGGCAGCCTGACCGCCCGTGTACCGCATAACTTGAACCTGTCCTTCAACTATGTCGAAGGCGAGTCGCTGATCATGGCCCTCAAGGACCTGGCAGTTTCTTCCGGTTCCGCGTGCACCTCGGCCTCGCTCGAGCCTTCGTACGTACTGCGCGCCCTGGGCCGCAACGACGAGTTGGCGCACAGCTCCATCCGTTTCACCTTCGGTCGTTTCACCACCGAGGAAGAAGTCGATTACGCCGCGCAGAAAGTCTGCGAGGCCGTCACCAAGCTGCGCGCTCTGTCGCCGCTGTGGGACATGTACAAAGACGGTGTCGATATCTCGAAGATCGAGTGGGCGGCGCACTAAGTAGCTGCCGACAAGAGCGGCTTACCTGATGAGTTTCAGTAAGGATCAATACCATGGCTTACAGTGAAAAGGTCATCGACCACTACGAAAACCCACGTAACGTGGGCAAGATGGACGCCGAAGATGCCGACGTCGGCACCGGCATGGTCGGCGCTCCGGCGTGCGGCGATGTGATGCGTCTGCAGATCCGTGTCAACGAGCAGGGCATCATCGAAGATGCCAAGTTCAAGACCTACGGTTGCGGTTCGGCCATCGCTTCCAGCTCCCTCGCCACCGAGTGGATGAAGGGCAAGACCCTGGACGAAGCCGAGACCATCAAGAATACCCAGCTGGCTGAAGAACTGGCATTGCCGCCGGTTAAGATCCACTGCTCGGTACTCGCCGAGGACGCCATCAAGGCGGCCGTGCGCGACTACAAGCAGAAGAAAGGTCTGCTCTGAGTCAGAGCGAAGCTGGACACAGTCTCAGGTTCGACACAGCGCGGCGCGGGTGACCGCTCGCGCTAAACCGTTTGCAGGTAAGGAGTCACGATGGCCATCAGCATGACAGAAGCCGCCGCCAACCACGTTCGCCGTTCCCTGACAGGGCGCGGCAAGGGTGACGGCATTCGCTTGGGCGTACGCACCACCGGTTGCTCGGGCCTGGCCTATGTGCTGGAGTTCGTCGATGAAGCCGGTAGCGAAGACAAGGTCTTCGAGAATCATGGCGTCAAGGTGATCATCGATCCCAAGAGCCTGGTCTACCTGGACGGTACCGAACTCGATTTCGTCAAGGAAGGATTGAACGAAGGCTTCAAGTTCAACAACCCCAACGTGCGCGGCGAATGTGGCTGCGGCGAAAGCTTCAATATCTGAGGCTGATCCGTGGGTACTCCTTGTCATTTCGCCCTGTTCGACCTCAAGCCCGGCTTTCGCCTGGACCTCGATCAACTGGCCACACGCTATCGCGAGCTGGCCCGCGAGGTCCATCCTGACCGCTTTGCCGACGCCTCCGAGCGCGAGCAGCGCCAGGCCCTCGAAAAGTCTGCTGGCTTGAACGATGCCTACCAGACCTTGAAGGCCGCGCCCAAGCGTGCGCGCTATTTGCTGTCCATCAGTGGCCAGGAAGTACCGCAGGAAGTCACGGTCCACGACCCGGACTTTCTTCTGCAGCAGATGCAGTGGCGCGAAGAGCTCGAAGACCTGCAGGACAGTGCCGACCTGCCGGGCGTGGCAGCGTTCAAGCGCAGGGTCAAGACCGCGCAGGCTGAACTCGAAGACAGCTTCGCTGCCTGTTGGGATGACGCGGCGCAACGCGAACAGGCCGAACGTCTGATGCGGCGCATGCAGTTTCTCGACAAGCTCTCCTATGAAGTGCGCCAGCTCGAAGAGCGCCTCGACGATTAACCCAGTGTCGCTACGGCCACACGCCTGAATTCCTGACCTGATAAGCATGGCCCTACTGCAGATCGCCGAACCTGGCCAGAGT encodes the following:
- the cysE gene encoding serine O-acetyltransferase produces the protein MFERLREDIQSVFHRDPAARNAFEVLTCYPGMHAIWLHRAAHALWKRELKWLARVVSNFGRWMTGIEIHPGATVGRRFFIDHGMGIVIGETAEIGDDVTIYQGVTLGGTSWNKGKRHPTLADGVVVGAGAKVLGPFTVGAGAKVGSNAVVTKEVPPGATVVGIPGKIIVKSDDQLDARRKAMAEKIGFDAYGVGGEDMPDPVARAIGQLLDHLHAVDGRLEGMCGALNQLGSDYRAKDLPPLRDEDFECVQGAERKAQS
- the iscR gene encoding Fe-S cluster assembly transcriptional regulator IscR, which gives rise to MRLTTKGRYAVTAMLDLALHAQRGPVSLADISERQGISLSYLEQLFAKLRRGNLVSSVRGPGGGYQLSREMEGIQVAQVIDAVNESVDATKCQGLGDCHAGDTCLTHHLWCDLSQQIHEFLSGISLSDLVTRREVQEVAQRQDLRRCNGNGRTQRLDKIETSAVE
- a CDS encoding IscS subfamily cysteine desulfurase, which encodes MKLPIYLDYSATTPVDPRVAQKMIECLQMDGNFGNPASRSHVFGWKAEEAVENARRQVADLVGADPREIVWTSGATESDNLAIKGVAHFYQTKGKHIITTKIEHKAVLDTTRQLEREGFDVTYLEPGTDGLVTPAMIEAAMREDTILVSVIHVNNEIGVINDIAAIGELTRSRGVLFHVDAAQSTGKVEIDLSALKVDLMSFSAHKTYGPKGIGALYVSRKPRVRLEAAMHGGGHERGMRSGTLATHQIVGMGEAFRIAKETMASENARIKALSDRFYQQVENLEELYVNGSLTARVPHNLNLSFNYVEGESLIMALKDLAVSSGSACTSASLEPSYVLRALGRNDELAHSSIRFTFGRFTTEEEVDYAAQKVCEAVTKLRALSPLWDMYKDGVDISKIEWAAH
- the iscU gene encoding Fe-S cluster assembly scaffold IscU, with the protein product MAYSEKVIDHYENPRNVGKMDAEDADVGTGMVGAPACGDVMRLQIRVNEQGIIEDAKFKTYGCGSAIASSSLATEWMKGKTLDEAETIKNTQLAEELALPPVKIHCSVLAEDAIKAAVRDYKQKKGLL
- the iscA gene encoding iron-sulfur cluster assembly protein IscA, with the protein product MAISMTEAAANHVRRSLTGRGKGDGIRLGVRTTGCSGLAYVLEFVDEAGSEDKVFENHGVKVIIDPKSLVYLDGTELDFVKEGLNEGFKFNNPNVRGECGCGESFNI
- the hscB gene encoding co-chaperone HscB encodes the protein MGTPCHFALFDLKPGFRLDLDQLATRYRELAREVHPDRFADASEREQRQALEKSAGLNDAYQTLKAAPKRARYLLSISGQEVPQEVTVHDPDFLLQQMQWREELEDLQDSADLPGVAAFKRRVKTAQAELEDSFAACWDDAAQREQAERLMRRMQFLDKLSYEVRQLEERLDD